Part of the Carnobacterium pleistocenium FTR1 genome is shown below.
TTATATGCAAAAACAACCATTTTAATTGGATAGGAGAATAGTGAAATGCCAGTAAAAACAATCGGTGTATTAGGACTTGGAGTCTTTGGATCATCAATTGCCAAAGAATTAAGTGAATTTAATTGTGAAATTATTGCGGTCGATATCGATTTAGACAATATTGAACGCATAGAACCTTATGTAACCCAGGCGGTTCAAGGAAATATTACAGATTTGAATTTTTTAAGAGGTATTGGATTAGAAAATTGTGATGTAGTAGTCGTTGCAACAGGTACGAGTCTAGAAGCTAGTGTTCTAGCTATCATGAACTGTAAAAAACTAGGAATAGCTTCTATTATTGCAAAAGCAAAAAATAAATCTTTTATGGAAGTTCTTTATGAAATCGGAGCAACCAAAGTCATACGCCCTGAAAAAGAAGCGGGAGCACGGGTAGCTAAAAATTTTCTAAGAAAACACATCACTGATATTGTTGATTTAGATGAAGATTATGCAGTTATTGAATTTAAACCGCCCGTTCGTTGGATTGGAAAAACATTCGATGCATTAAATTTACGTCAAAAATATGAGATCAACATTATTGGAATCAGAAAAGCGGGTCAAAAACGGATGGACGTTTCTTTTAGCCCAGATTATCTTATAGAAGAAGGAACGATCCTGGTTGGAATAGCTGAATCAGAAGTATTTGAACGCTATGATTACTTGAATAAATTAAAATAAGAAAGCTAGTTGTCAAATAAGCATTTTAATAGGCAAAAAGGTTTGGGATAATTATCCCAAACCTTTTTTTAGAACGAAAGTTATGTTAAGAAATTACTAAATATTTTAAGAGAAAGACGTTCCAAACTACAAAAAAGAAACATTGCATGGTAAACTAAGAATGTTAAGGATAACCCCTTAGCTATTCAATCTATCAAAAAAGTTGAGCAGCAGGCTCAACTCATGCGAAAGGGTACTAAATACTATGTTAATCAAAGAAATTAAGAAACAGTTCCCAAATCTAATGATAAAAGAAAATGAATCTTTGTCTTTTTATACTTATACAAAAACCGGTGGGCCAGCTGATATTTTAGTTTTTCCAAAAACAGCAGAAGAAGTTAAAGATGTTGTGATGTGGGTGAAAGAAGAAGACTTGCCGTTAACGGTTATAGGCAAGGCCAGTAATCTAATCGTTAAAGACGGTGGAATAAATGGCGTTGTTATGATATTGACAGAAATGAAACAAATTAAAGTTGAAAATAAAAAAATGAGTGTTCAGAGTGGAGCACGTTTGATTGATGCATCTTATGCAGCTTATGAAAGCGAATTGACCGGATTGGAATTTGCATGTGGGATCCCTGGAAGTATCGGAGGAGCCGTTTATATGAATGCAGGCGCTTATGATGGCGAAGTGAGTGAAATCATTGAATCGGTCACTGTATTGACACGTGAAGGTGAATTAAAAACATTTGATAACCAAGATTTAGAATTTAGTTACCGCCATAGCCGAATACAAGAAATTCAAGACATCGTCTTAGAAGTTGTTTTCCAATTGAAAAAAGGACATTCTGCGGATATAAAGGAAAGAATGGATGAATTGACTCTTTTAAGGGAATCAAAGCAGCCTTTAGAATACCCTTCATGTGGCAGTGTTTTCAAACGACCAACAGGTTATTTTACTGGGAAATTGATTCAAGAAGCTGGATTACAAGGGAAGATATGGGGTGGAGCTCAAGTTTCGATGAAGCATGCAGGATTTATTGTAAACATTAATCATGCAACAGCGACAGACTACATCGAATTGATCCACCATATCCAAACGGTTATTTTTGAAAAGAATAGCGTTAGGTTAGAAGCTGAAGTAAGAATTATCGGAGAAGAGCGATTCGTACAAAAAACAACTTAATAAAGCAGTTAAAAATCGTATTCAGTTTCTAATGGATACGATTTTTTTGTTTGCTTTTTAGTTAAAAGGATTTATAATATAAAAGGTTGTAGTAAACATCGAGTTTACTAAAGGTAAACATTAGTGGTTCTTAGTTTACTAACAGTAAGCTAAGACGCTCGAAGGAGAGTTTTCATGGAAATTGGGAATCAAATTAAAAATTTAAGAATTCAAAAAAATTTGACGCAAGAAGAATTAGCAGAACGGACAAATGTAAGTAAAGGCTATATTTCTCAAGTCGAAAGAGATTTAAGTGTTCCATCAATGGAAGTCTTTTTTGATATTTTGGAAGTTTTAGGATGCAGTCCAAAAGACTTTTTTGATGAAAAGCAAGAAGAACAGCGCGTCGTTTACACAAAAGATGAGATGACTATCTATGAAGACAACGAAAGAGGATATGAGATCAAATGGCTTGTTCCTGAATCCAATGAGAATGAAATGGAACCTATTTTCCTGAAATTGACCGAGAAAGGCCAATTTAAAGAATTTAGTCCTTCGTTAGCTGAAACCTTTGGTTATGTATTAGAAGGAGAAATTTGTATCGAGATAGGTCTGAAACGGTATTTTGCTAAAAAGGGAGAATCCATTTATTTTCATGCTACACAAAGTCATCGTATTATTAATCAGTATAGCGGTGAGAGTTTATTATTAGTAGTAGTGACCGATTCATACCTTTGATCAATTTGGACACTAAATTTTTATTAAAGATAGCTGGTAAAGAAGTGAAAATTCATATAAGGGAGCAAAAGAAATGACAAATAATAGGATAATTACCTTTGAAAAAGTAAAAAAACAATACGATGATGATGAACCGGTATTAAGAGATATCAATTTTGAAATCGAACGAGGAAAATTTTATACCTTACTTGGACCATCCGGTTGTGGAAAAACGACTATCTTAAATTTGATTGCTGGCTTTACTGAAGCCACTGAAGGGACCATTACTTTAAAAGGAAAAAAAGTGAATGATACTCCTGCAAACAAACGTAAAGTAAACACGGTTTTTCAAGATTATGCATTGTTTCCACATATGAATGTTTTTGAAAATGTAGCTTTTGGTTTACGAATCAAAAAATTAGATAAAAAAGTCATCAAAGATAAAGTAGAAGATGTGTTGAAAATGGTTCAATTATCGGGCTATGAAGATCGTGCAATCAGCGAAATGTCTGGTGGACAACGTCAGAGAGTAGCCATTGCACGTGCATTAGTAAATGAACCAGAAGTTTTGTTATTAGATGAGCCTTTATCGGCACTTGATTTAAAATTGCGAACTGAAA
Proteins encoded:
- a CDS encoding helix-turn-helix domain-containing protein, which gives rise to MEIGNQIKNLRIQKNLTQEELAERTNVSKGYISQVERDLSVPSMEVFFDILEVLGCSPKDFFDEKQEEQRVVYTKDEMTIYEDNERGYEIKWLVPESNENEMEPIFLKLTEKGQFKEFSPSLAETFGYVLEGEICIEIGLKRYFAKKGESIYFHATQSHRIINQYSGESLLLVVVTDSYL
- the murB gene encoding UDP-N-acetylmuramate dehydrogenase, coding for MLIKEIKKQFPNLMIKENESLSFYTYTKTGGPADILVFPKTAEEVKDVVMWVKEEDLPLTVIGKASNLIVKDGGINGVVMILTEMKQIKVENKKMSVQSGARLIDASYAAYESELTGLEFACGIPGSIGGAVYMNAGAYDGEVSEIIESVTVLTREGELKTFDNQDLEFSYRHSRIQEIQDIVLEVVFQLKKGHSADIKERMDELTLLRESKQPLEYPSCGSVFKRPTGYFTGKLIQEAGLQGKIWGGAQVSMKHAGFIVNINHATATDYIELIHHIQTVIFEKNSVRLEAEVRIIGEERFVQKTT
- a CDS encoding potassium channel family protein, which produces MPVKTIGVLGLGVFGSSIAKELSEFNCEIIAVDIDLDNIERIEPYVTQAVQGNITDLNFLRGIGLENCDVVVVATGTSLEASVLAIMNCKKLGIASIIAKAKNKSFMEVLYEIGATKVIRPEKEAGARVAKNFLRKHITDIVDLDEDYAVIEFKPPVRWIGKTFDALNLRQKYEINIIGIRKAGQKRMDVSFSPDYLIEEGTILVGIAESEVFERYDYLNKLK